From Corvus moneduloides isolate bCorMon1 chromosome 2, bCorMon1.pri, whole genome shotgun sequence, one genomic window encodes:
- the LRRC63 gene encoding LOW QUALITY PROTEIN: leucine-rich repeat-containing protein 63 (The sequence of the model RefSeq protein was modified relative to this genomic sequence to represent the inferred CDS: inserted 1 base in 1 codon; substituted 5 bases at 5 genomic stop codons) — MVEQPKPLHRPLPPKLLSKLSPPRENVDKGKLHKDGFCDPTPVSSRMDPLLAKAELSRMVVALDHSPHSLSSCTTEGKKQEGFLDKYLARASKSTNNENGKEGSGSAQGLVRQTDASLSNEHVFHNLFKIQRKDTRQSVHQIYHGQVQIQLKGPLLQTQLEPADSIFMSLWANFLFHLPDLTPLMDXLCLNLSFNNFLFFPVQFSRRLRYKAFAWAKAVCGQQSCRLFLLEDLXYLDVAYNDINFIPNDIENLSYFKIECFNTEENQLSALPPGILNLPLKFLXTKNNFIHLLFWNDNIQNXPQKLTHVSAICFSRKNLKEKYLDTKDRKHXKIYWMISSFTVCDCCNGPWCGTGLWLIXHYRNTLKFGRLPFCFHACSSSYYRNLMSQTESCLLYLVKSDLDCSRETMKGLK, encoded by the exons ATGGTTGAGCAGCCAAAACCACTCCATAGACCTCTGCCTCCTAAGCTGCTGTCTAAGCTGTCTCCACCAAGGGAGAATGTTGACAAAGGTAAACTGCACAAAGACGGTTTCTGTG ATCCAACGCCAgtcagctccaggatggacccactgctggccaaggctgagctcaGCAGGATGGTGGTAGCACTTGACcacagcccccattccctgtcctcCTGCACCACTGAGGGGAAGAAG CAGGAAGGCTTTTTGGACAAATACCTAGCTAGAGCATCAAAGAgcacaaataatgaaaatggaaaagaagggTCTGGCAGTGCTCAAGGGCTAGTCAGGCAAACAGATGCTTCCCTCAGCAATGAGCATGTATTCCACAATCTCTTCAAAATCCAACGTAAGGACACACGTCAGTCTGTTCATCAGATTTACCATGGTCAAGTGCAAATCCAACTCAAAGGACCACTTCTTCAGACACAGCTGGAGCCTG CTGATTCAATTTTTATGTCTCTTTGGGCTAACTTTTTGTTCCACCTTCCAGATTTAACCCCTTTAATGG ATCTTTGCCTTAATCTGTCATTCaataatttcctcttctttcctgtACAG TTTAGTCGTAGACTTAGATACAAAGCTTTTGCCTGGGCAAAGGCTGTCTGTGGACAACAGAGTTGTAG gTTGTTTTTATTAGAAGACCTCTAGTATTTGGATGTTGCTTATAATGATATTAACTTTATTCCTAATGACATCGAGAACCTCAG TTACTTTAAAATTGAATGTTTCAACACTGAAGAGAACCAGCTCTCTGCTTTGCCACCTGGGATTTTGAATCTTCCACTAAAATTCCTCTGaacaaaaaataacttcataCACCTCTTGTTCTGGAATGATAATATTCAGAATTAGCCTCAGAAGCTCACTCATGTGTCTGCCATTTGCTTCTCCAGAAAGaatctaaaggaaaaatacctAGACACTaaagacagaaaacattaaaaaatttattgGATGA tttcttcttttactgTCTGTGATTGTTGCAATGGACCTTGGTGTGGAACAGGACTTTGGCTCATCTGACATTACAGGAACACACTTAAATTTGGAAGACTTCCCTTTTGTTTCCATGCTTGCTCATCATCATACTACAGAAACCTCATGTCTCAGACTGAGTCTTGTCTCTTGTACCTTGTGAAAAGTGATCTGGATTGCAGCAGAGAAACTATGAAGGGGTTAAAATAG